The genomic stretch AATTGTTTCACAATCTTAGGATGCAATATCTTTCCGCTATGGAAGGGCAAAACAAAACGTTTGTTTTCTTTCATGTAAATCCTATGACTTCCTTTACTCCTAATCAATTTAAAACCTGCTTGTAATAATAACTTTTCGGCTTCAACAGCAGTTAACCTTGGTAATTTAGGCAATCCTTACCTCTAAAGAAGTGGTTAAAATTTCCTTATTTAATAAAATTCTTCTTTCTTCTTCGTCTAATGTCTCTAAATAGAGTTCCACAGCTTCTTTAATATTTTTTAGAACTTCATCTAAAGTATCTCCCTGTGTATGACAGCCTTTTAATTCGGGACAATAAGCGTAGTATCCAAATTCATCTTTTTCTATTATTACTGTAACTTTCATATTCTACCTCGAATTTATTTTTTCTAACGACAAAGCTCACCTGCCGCTATGGAGCGCCAGCGGAAAAGCGGTCAGGTGGAGCGTTTTGTTAGCATTTATTCTTTGACTTCTAACCAATCTTCCGGCACAAGTTTATTACCTCTGCGCCACCTTTCGACGACGCAACTTTGGAACCAGTACTCAGCTATGTCAGCGTGATCTGTTATGATCATCTGGAAGTTAGGACTCAGCTCTTGAATCACCCTTAATGCTAGCCGATACATTCGCGCGACCGCCTCACGGTCTTCATTTTCAATTCCATCCATACTTCCATTGACGTCTTTATCAGCTGGGAAG from Thermosulfuriphilus ammonigenes encodes the following:
- a CDS encoding type II toxin-antitoxin system HicB family antitoxin, with translation MKVTVIIEKDEFGYYAYCPELKGCHTQGDTLDEVLKNIKEAVELYLETLDEEERRILLNKEILTTSLEVRIA
- a CDS encoding type II toxin-antitoxin system HicA family toxin, giving the protein MPKLPRLTAVEAEKLLLQAGFKLIRSKGSHRIYMKENKRFVLPFHSGKILHPKIVKQLFEIIGEEKENLI